A genome region from Musa acuminata AAA Group cultivar baxijiao chromosome BXJ3-5, Cavendish_Baxijiao_AAA, whole genome shotgun sequence includes the following:
- the LOC135639227 gene encoding protein TIFY 3-like isoform X2, whose protein sequence is MMDHFDARIEAEREEMEKNSAGHSLRVPMAKLRAYNAIPRDKQARAILLIAAAATKTPAIVGPSAATAAALLGPLLTRSLSLQSSTAGEPPQVELQPELPMARRKSLQRFLEKRRNRLVSAAPYASAKSLDMEGDSERRPQLNSASLLAMTAKSTGN, encoded by the exons ATGATGGATCACTTTGATGCACGGATCGAAGCTGAGAGAGAGGAGATGGAGAAGAACTCGGCTGGCCACAG CTTGAGGGTGCCAATGGCGAAGCTCAGAGCCTATAACGCCATTCCCCGAGATAAG CAGGCACGGGCGATACTACTCATCGCGGCCGCCGCGACCAAAACGCCCGCTATCGTTGGCCCCAGTGCCGCTACGGCCGCCGCCTTGCTCGGGCCGCTGCTGACGAGATCGTTGTCGCTTCAAAGCTCGACGGCGGGAGAGCCACCGCAGGTCGAGCTGCAACCTG AACTGCCCATGGCGAGGCGGAAATCGCTGCAGCGCTTCCTCGAGAAGCGCCGGAACCG GTTGGTGAGCGCAGCTCCATATGCTTCAGCAAAGTCATTAGACATGGAAGGTGACTCTGAGAGGCGCCCGCAACTCAACTCAGCTAGCCTGCTTGCTATGACGGCCAAATCCACAGGCAACTGA
- the LOC135639227 gene encoding protein TIFY 3-like isoform X3, translating to MMDHFDARIEAEREEMEKNSAGHRSLRVPMAKLRAYNAIPRDKARAILLIAAAATKTPAIVGPSAATAAALLGPLLTRSLSLQSSTAGEPPQVELQPELPMARRKSLQRFLEKRRNRLVSAAPYASAKSLDMEGDSERRPQLNSASLLAMTAKSTGN from the exons ATGATGGATCACTTTGATGCACGGATCGAAGCTGAGAGAGAGGAGATGGAGAAGAACTCGGCTGGCCACAG GAGCTTGAGGGTGCCAATGGCGAAGCTCAGAGCCTATAACGCCATTCCCCGAGATAAG GCACGGGCGATACTACTCATCGCGGCCGCCGCGACCAAAACGCCCGCTATCGTTGGCCCCAGTGCCGCTACGGCCGCCGCCTTGCTCGGGCCGCTGCTGACGAGATCGTTGTCGCTTCAAAGCTCGACGGCGGGAGAGCCACCGCAGGTCGAGCTGCAACCTG AACTGCCCATGGCGAGGCGGAAATCGCTGCAGCGCTTCCTCGAGAAGCGCCGGAACCG GTTGGTGAGCGCAGCTCCATATGCTTCAGCAAAGTCATTAGACATGGAAGGTGACTCTGAGAGGCGCCCGCAACTCAACTCAGCTAGCCTGCTTGCTATGACGGCCAAATCCACAGGCAACTGA
- the LOC103985539 gene encoding small polypeptide DEVIL 19-like: protein MSVSAMAESRKCAVARPRKARRGITGRCAALVKEQRARIYILRRCATMLLCWYIHGDD from the coding sequence ATGTCTGTATCAGCCATGGCTGAGAGCAGGAAGTGCGCCGTTGCCCGGCCGAGGAAGGCGAGGAGGGGAATCACCGGCAGGTGCGCGGCGCTCGTGAAGGAGCAGCGGGCCAGGATCTACATCTTGCGCCGCTGCGCCACCATGCTGCTCTGCTGGTATATCCATGGAGATGACTGA
- the LOC135639227 gene encoding protein TIFY 3-like isoform X6 — protein sequence MLLLSLRSLRVPMAKLRAYNAIPRDKARAILLIAAAATKTPAIVGPSAATAAALLGPLLTRSLSLQSSTAGEPPQVELQPELPMARRKSLQRFLEKRRNRLVSAAPYASAKSLDMEGDSERRPQLNSASLLAMTAKSTGN from the exons ATGCTATTGTTGTCTTTGAGGAGCTTGAGGGTGCCAATGGCGAAGCTCAGAGCCTATAACGCCATTCCCCGAGATAAG GCACGGGCGATACTACTCATCGCGGCCGCCGCGACCAAAACGCCCGCTATCGTTGGCCCCAGTGCCGCTACGGCCGCCGCCTTGCTCGGGCCGCTGCTGACGAGATCGTTGTCGCTTCAAAGCTCGACGGCGGGAGAGCCACCGCAGGTCGAGCTGCAACCTG AACTGCCCATGGCGAGGCGGAAATCGCTGCAGCGCTTCCTCGAGAAGCGCCGGAACCG GTTGGTGAGCGCAGCTCCATATGCTTCAGCAAAGTCATTAGACATGGAAGGTGACTCTGAGAGGCGCCCGCAACTCAACTCAGCTAGCCTGCTTGCTATGACGGCCAAATCCACAGGCAACTGA
- the LOC135639227 gene encoding protein TIFY 3-like isoform X4 — protein MMDHFDARIEAEREEMEKNSAGHSLRVPMAKLRAYNAIPRDKARAILLIAAAATKTPAIVGPSAATAAALLGPLLTRSLSLQSSTAGEPPQVELQPELPMARRKSLQRFLEKRRNRLVSAAPYASAKSLDMEGDSERRPQLNSASLLAMTAKSTGN, from the exons ATGATGGATCACTTTGATGCACGGATCGAAGCTGAGAGAGAGGAGATGGAGAAGAACTCGGCTGGCCACAG CTTGAGGGTGCCAATGGCGAAGCTCAGAGCCTATAACGCCATTCCCCGAGATAAG GCACGGGCGATACTACTCATCGCGGCCGCCGCGACCAAAACGCCCGCTATCGTTGGCCCCAGTGCCGCTACGGCCGCCGCCTTGCTCGGGCCGCTGCTGACGAGATCGTTGTCGCTTCAAAGCTCGACGGCGGGAGAGCCACCGCAGGTCGAGCTGCAACCTG AACTGCCCATGGCGAGGCGGAAATCGCTGCAGCGCTTCCTCGAGAAGCGCCGGAACCG GTTGGTGAGCGCAGCTCCATATGCTTCAGCAAAGTCATTAGACATGGAAGGTGACTCTGAGAGGCGCCCGCAACTCAACTCAGCTAGCCTGCTTGCTATGACGGCCAAATCCACAGGCAACTGA
- the LOC103985538 gene encoding beta-ketoacyl-[acyl-carrier-protein] synthase III, chloroplastic, producing MANALGIVSPSVHCFRRRNRAPLGLDGSEKKTALICLAAADGGVEGRVLDSTSSRSCRPRVVGMGSKLVGCGSAVPKLLISNDDLAQIVETSDEWISVRTGIRNRRVLSENETLGGLAVAAAKGALQMAHVEAEEVDLVIMCTSTPDDLFGCGAQVQRDLGCKNAWAFDITAACSGFVVGLITATRFIKGGGFQNILVVGGDVLSRYVDWTDRGTCILFGDAAGAVLVQACGSDEDGLLGFDLHSDGHGQRQLNAPAKDDHSNFISNNNGTSLFPPKKASYSCIQMNGKEVFRFAVRCVPQSIEAALEEAGLTSSSIDWLLLHQANQRIIDAVATRLEIPSAKVISNLANYGNTSAASIPLALDEAVRTGKVQAGNTIATAGFGAGLTWGSVIMRWK from the exons ATGGCCAACGCGCTGGGGATCGTCTCGCCGTCCGTGCACTGCTTCCGGCGGAGGAATCGGGCTCCTCTGGGGCTGGACGGATCCGAGAAGAAGACGGCGCTCATCTGCTTGGCCGCCGCCGATGGCGGCGTCGAGGGCCGCGTCCTCGACTCTACCTCATCAAGGTCTTGCCGTCCGAG AGTTGTTGGCATGGGCTCCAAACTTGTTGGATGTGGATCAGCTGTCCCGAAGCTTCTTATTTCCAATGATGACCTTGCACAAATTGTTGAAACCTCAGATGAATGGATTTCTGTTCGGACAGGGATTCGTAACAGACGAGTTCTTTCAG AAAATGAAACATTGGGTGGCTTGGCTGTAGCTGCAGCAAAAGGGGCTCTTCAAATGGCTCATGTAGAAGCTGAAGAAGTTGATCTTGTCATAATGTGCACATCCACACCGGATGATCTCTTTGGATGTGGTGCCCAG GTTCAAAGAGACTTGGGATGCAAAAACGCATGGGCCTTTGACATAACAGCTGCTTGTAGTGGATTTGTTGTAGGACTCATTACTGCTACTCGATTTATTAAAG GTGGTGGGTTTCAGAATATCCTGGTAGTTGGTGGAGATGTCCTTTCACGCTATGTGGACTGGACAGATAGAGGCACATGCATACTTTTTGGAGATGCTGCTGGTGCAGTGTTGGTCCAG GCGTGTGGTAGTGATGAAGACGGCTTGCTTGGCTTTGACTTACACAGTGATGGCCATGGCCAAAG GCAACTAAATGCTCCAGCCAAAGATGACCACAGCAACTTCATCTCAAACAATAATGGTACTTCTTTGTTTCCTCCAAAGAAAGCATCATATTCTTGCATCCAGATGAATGGTAAGGAGGTCTTCCGCTTTGCCGTGCGCTGCGTACCACAGTCAATCGAAGCTGCACTGGAAGAAGCTGGCCTCACTAGTTCTAGCATTGACTGGTTGCTACTTCATCAG GCAAACCAGCGAATCATAGATGCTGTAGCCACCCGATTAGAGATCCCTTCAGCTAAGGTCATATCGAATTTGGCAAACTACGGGAATACAAGTGCTGCATCCATTCCTTTAGCATTGGATGAGGCCGTCCGGACTGGAAAGGTCCAGGCTGGCAACACCATTGCCACTGCAGGTTTTGGTGCTGGACTCACATGGGGCTCAGTAATCATGAGGTGGAAATGA
- the LOC135639227 gene encoding protein TIFY 3-like isoform X1 → MMDHFDARIEAEREEMEKNSAGHRSLRVPMAKLRAYNAIPRDKQARAILLIAAAATKTPAIVGPSAATAAALLGPLLTRSLSLQSSTAGEPPQVELQPELPMARRKSLQRFLEKRRNRLVSAAPYASAKSLDMEGDSERRPQLNSASLLAMTAKSTGN, encoded by the exons ATGATGGATCACTTTGATGCACGGATCGAAGCTGAGAGAGAGGAGATGGAGAAGAACTCGGCTGGCCACAG GAGCTTGAGGGTGCCAATGGCGAAGCTCAGAGCCTATAACGCCATTCCCCGAGATAAG CAGGCACGGGCGATACTACTCATCGCGGCCGCCGCGACCAAAACGCCCGCTATCGTTGGCCCCAGTGCCGCTACGGCCGCCGCCTTGCTCGGGCCGCTGCTGACGAGATCGTTGTCGCTTCAAAGCTCGACGGCGGGAGAGCCACCGCAGGTCGAGCTGCAACCTG AACTGCCCATGGCGAGGCGGAAATCGCTGCAGCGCTTCCTCGAGAAGCGCCGGAACCG GTTGGTGAGCGCAGCTCCATATGCTTCAGCAAAGTCATTAGACATGGAAGGTGACTCTGAGAGGCGCCCGCAACTCAACTCAGCTAGCCTGCTTGCTATGACGGCCAAATCCACAGGCAACTGA
- the LOC135639227 gene encoding protein TIFY 3-like isoform X5, whose translation MLLLSLRSLRVPMAKLRAYNAIPRDKQARAILLIAAAATKTPAIVGPSAATAAALLGPLLTRSLSLQSSTAGEPPQVELQPELPMARRKSLQRFLEKRRNRLVSAAPYASAKSLDMEGDSERRPQLNSASLLAMTAKSTGN comes from the exons ATGCTATTGTTGTCTTTGAGGAGCTTGAGGGTGCCAATGGCGAAGCTCAGAGCCTATAACGCCATTCCCCGAGATAAG CAGGCACGGGCGATACTACTCATCGCGGCCGCCGCGACCAAAACGCCCGCTATCGTTGGCCCCAGTGCCGCTACGGCCGCCGCCTTGCTCGGGCCGCTGCTGACGAGATCGTTGTCGCTTCAAAGCTCGACGGCGGGAGAGCCACCGCAGGTCGAGCTGCAACCTG AACTGCCCATGGCGAGGCGGAAATCGCTGCAGCGCTTCCTCGAGAAGCGCCGGAACCG GTTGGTGAGCGCAGCTCCATATGCTTCAGCAAAGTCATTAGACATGGAAGGTGACTCTGAGAGGCGCCCGCAACTCAACTCAGCTAGCCTGCTTGCTATGACGGCCAAATCCACAGGCAACTGA
- the LOC135638055 gene encoding CASP-like protein 2A1, with protein sequence MMKTMSEEERKQNKQARGVTAVALGGEEAAASGGADGGDGRAAETLLRVTPVGLCVAALVIMLKNAQDNDYGAISYADLTAFKYLVYANGVCAAYSLFSAFYVAVPRPMTLSRSWTLFFLDQVLTYAILAAGTMSAEIMYLAHYGDVKVTWSKECNVFGSFCKRATTSVGITFASVACYVLLSLVSSYRLFSAYETPIPFISSKGLEIASFPH encoded by the exons ATGATGAAGACGATgagcgaggaggagaggaagcAGAACAAGCAGGCAAGAGGCGTGACCGCGGTGGCGCTGGGCGGGGAGGAGGCCGCCGCGAGCGGGGGGGCCGACGGTGGCGACGGGAGGGCGGCGGAGACTCTGCTGCGAGTGACGCCCGTGGGGCTCTGCGTGGCGGCGCTGGTCATCATGCTCAAGAACGCGCAGGACAACGACTATGGCGCCATCTCCTACGCCGACCTCACCGCCTTCAA GTATTTGGTGTACGCCAATGGAGTTTGCGCGGCGTACTCCCTGTTCTCGGCGTTCTACGTCGCCGTGCCACGCCCCATGACGCTGTCCCGTTCGTGGACTCTCTTCTTCTTAGACCAG GTGTTGACATACGCAATCCTGGCAGCCGGAACGATGTCGGCCGAGATAATGTACTTGGCACACTACGGGGACGTAAAGGTAACGTGGAGCAAAGAGTGCAATGTCTTCGGCAGCTTCTGCAAGAGGGCGACGACCTCTGTTGGCATCACCTTCGCGTCGGTGGCGTGTTATGTGCTGCTCTCCCTCGTCTCCTCTTACCGCCTCTTCAGCGCTTACGAGACCCCCATCCCTTTCATCAGCAGCAAGGGCCTGGAGATCGCGTCCTTCCCTCACTGA